From Curtobacterium sp. SGAir0471, the proteins below share one genomic window:
- a CDS encoding DedA family protein encodes MHSVALALIPWLDPQYILDHFGAIAVLIVCAIVFAETGLLVGFIFPGDSLLVITGLFAFDRGGQIGGIPIWVAALMIGAAAFLGGELGYYIGKKAGPPIFERKESGLFSKENVDRTNAFFHRFGPLAVILARFVPVVRTFLPIAAGVGRMNYKKYSLYNAVGAVIWGVGVTFLGYFLGYIPPIAYIVRNYIDVILILAVLVTVVPAGLHYWRTARKAKHAAEAEQAAAQRPADGPAWPTEQ; translated from the coding sequence ATGCACTCCGTCGCACTCGCCCTGATCCCGTGGCTCGACCCGCAGTACATCCTCGATCACTTCGGGGCCATCGCCGTGCTGATCGTCTGCGCCATCGTCTTCGCCGAGACCGGCCTGCTCGTGGGCTTCATCTTCCCGGGCGACAGCCTGCTCGTCATCACGGGCCTCTTCGCCTTCGACCGCGGCGGCCAGATCGGCGGCATCCCCATCTGGGTCGCCGCGCTGATGATCGGCGCCGCGGCGTTCCTGGGCGGTGAGCTCGGGTACTACATCGGCAAGAAGGCCGGACCCCCGATCTTCGAGCGCAAGGAGAGCGGCCTGTTCTCGAAGGAGAACGTCGACCGGACGAACGCGTTCTTCCACCGGTTCGGCCCGCTCGCGGTCATCCTCGCCCGCTTCGTCCCCGTCGTCCGCACCTTCCTGCCGATCGCGGCCGGGGTCGGGCGGATGAACTACAAGAAGTACTCGCTGTACAACGCCGTCGGCGCGGTCATCTGGGGCGTCGGTGTGACCTTCCTCGGGTACTTCCTCGGCTACATCCCGCCGATCGCCTACATCGTGCGGAACTACATCGACGTGATCCTCATCCTCGCGGTGCTCGTCACGGTCGTGCCCGCGGGGCTGCACTACTGGCGGACCGCGCGGAAGGCGAAGCACGCAGCCGAGGCCGAGCAGGCAGCGGCGCAGCGCCCGGCCGACGGCCCTGCCTGGCCCACCGAGCAGTAG
- a CDS encoding MFS transporter has product MTSTTNDAFDRRGVLLSGFLPAALFAIGEGAIIPIIPIAADSLGASLAFAGFVAALILVGELIGDVPSGVVVGRIGERNAMIGAAVVSVVGLLVCVVSPNAWVLAVGVFLVGVSTAVFALARHAYMTTAIPLRIRARALSSLGGVFRFGYFVGPFVSAGVVHLTGTTQSAFWIHVVCCLAAAVVLLVLRDPATGERGLRLPSRASRPDAPDATDTTDAPNATDSARKTDGTAATGARTAPTPHPEEPPTDTGAQFVEREAHGLFRTIRENRAVLARLGSGAALIGALRAGRQVILPLWAVSVGLDDASAALVIGIAGAVDFALFYTSGQIMDRWGRLASALPCMLGLAVSYFLLAWSGHLDARVGWFVAIAIGMSLANGVGSGILMTLGADLAPRGNPAPFLGAWRFTGDFGSAAAPLLISGVTAVASLALASGVMGVLGLVGAGVLLRYVPRYLPRRLR; this is encoded by the coding sequence ATGACCAGCACCACGAACGACGCCTTCGACCGCCGCGGCGTCCTGCTCTCCGGCTTCCTGCCCGCGGCGCTCTTCGCGATCGGCGAGGGCGCGATCATCCCGATCATCCCGATCGCCGCGGACTCCCTCGGCGCCAGCCTGGCGTTCGCGGGCTTCGTCGCGGCGCTCATCCTGGTCGGCGAGCTCATCGGCGACGTGCCCTCCGGTGTCGTGGTCGGACGGATCGGCGAGCGGAACGCGATGATCGGCGCCGCGGTGGTGTCGGTCGTCGGTCTGCTCGTCTGCGTCGTGTCGCCGAACGCCTGGGTGCTCGCGGTCGGGGTGTTCCTGGTCGGTGTCTCGACGGCGGTCTTCGCGCTCGCCCGGCACGCGTACATGACGACCGCGATCCCCCTGCGGATCCGGGCGCGCGCGCTGTCGAGCCTGGGCGGGGTGTTCCGCTTCGGCTACTTCGTCGGCCCGTTCGTCTCCGCCGGCGTGGTCCACCTGACCGGCACGACGCAGAGCGCCTTCTGGATCCACGTGGTCTGCTGCCTGGCGGCCGCGGTGGTGCTCCTCGTCCTGCGCGACCCCGCGACGGGCGAGCGCGGTCTGCGGTTGCCGAGCCGGGCCTCCAGACCGGACGCACCGGACGCGACCGACACGACGGACGCACCGAACGCGACCGACAGCGCACGGAAGACCGACGGGACGGCCGCGACCGGCGCACGCACCGCACCCACCCCGCACCCCGAGGAGCCGCCGACCGACACCGGCGCGCAGTTCGTGGAGCGCGAGGCACACGGCCTCTTCCGCACCATCCGCGAGAACCGGGCCGTCCTCGCACGGCTCGGCAGCGGCGCGGCCCTGATCGGCGCGCTCCGCGCCGGGCGCCAGGTGATCCTGCCGCTCTGGGCGGTCAGCGTCGGCCTCGACGACGCCTCGGCCGCGCTCGTCATCGGCATCGCCGGCGCCGTCGACTTCGCACTCTTCTACACGAGCGGGCAGATCATGGACCGCTGGGGCCGCCTCGCGAGCGCCCTGCCGTGCATGCTCGGGCTGGCGGTGTCCTACTTCCTGCTCGCCTGGAGCGGGCACCTCGACGCGCGGGTCGGCTGGTTCGTCGCCATCGCGATCGGCATGTCGCTGGCGAACGGGGTCGGCAGCGGCATCCTCATGACGCTCGGCGCGGACCTCGCGCCCCGCGGGAACCCGGCTCCGTTCCTCGGAGCCTGGCGCTTCACCGGGGACTTCGGGTCCGCGGCGGCGCCGCTGCTGATCTCCGGGGTCACCGCGGTCGCGTCGCTCGCGCTCGCGAGCGGGGTGATGGGCGTGCTCGGTCTGGTCGGTGCGGGGGTGCTGCTGCGGTACGTGCCGCGGTACCTGCCCCGTCGATTGCGCTGA
- the rdgB gene encoding RdgB/HAM1 family non-canonical purine NTP pyrophosphatase, whose amino-acid sequence MTGHTVVLATHNQGKVVELRGILGEALGQGVELVGYDGPEPVEDGDTYAANALIKARAAVAHTGLPALADDSGIAVDALGGAPGIHSARYAGTRVDADNIALLLTNLDGVVERTAAFVCAAAFVTPDGTEHLFEAVWNGEVLSEPVGDGGHGYDPVFQPDDADRSAAQLTRDEKNALSHRSKAFRGIAPIVRDYFGV is encoded by the coding sequence GTGACCGGGCACACCGTCGTCCTGGCGACGCACAACCAGGGCAAGGTCGTCGAGCTGCGCGGGATCCTCGGCGAAGCGCTCGGACAGGGTGTCGAGCTCGTCGGGTACGACGGCCCGGAGCCGGTCGAGGACGGCGACACCTACGCGGCGAACGCCCTGATCAAGGCGCGTGCGGCGGTGGCGCACACCGGGCTGCCGGCGCTCGCCGACGACTCCGGCATCGCGGTCGACGCACTCGGCGGGGCGCCCGGCATCCACTCCGCCCGGTACGCCGGGACCCGCGTGGACGCGGACAACATCGCGCTGCTCCTGACGAACCTCGACGGGGTCGTCGAGCGCACCGCCGCCTTCGTCTGTGCGGCGGCGTTCGTCACCCCGGACGGCACCGAGCACCTGTTCGAGGCGGTCTGGAACGGCGAGGTGCTCTCGGAGCCGGTCGGGGACGGGGGACACGGGTACGACCCGGTGTTCCAGCCCGACGACGCCGACCGGTCTGCAGCGCAGCTGACCCGCGACGAGAAGAACGCGCTGTCGCACCGCTCGAAGGCGTTCCGGGGGATCGCGCCGATCGTGCGGGACTACTTCGGGGTCTGA
- the rph gene encoding ribonuclease PH yields MSTRIDGRSASDHRPVSIERGWSTQAEGSALISFGNTKVLCTASFTNGVPRWMAGKGTGWVTAEYSMLPRSTNERMQRESIKGKVGGRTHEISRLIGRSLRAVVDMKGLGENTLVLDCDVLQADGGTRTASITGAYVAMADAIEWGRDKGFIAKKATPLTDSVQAISVGIVGGEPMLDLAYTEDSAADTDMNIVTTGSGKFIEVQGTAEHAPFDRDELDTLLDLGLAGNRSLAAIQRDVLGLA; encoded by the coding sequence ATGAGCACCCGCATCGACGGCCGCAGCGCCTCCGACCACCGTCCGGTCAGCATCGAGCGGGGGTGGAGCACGCAGGCCGAGGGCAGCGCGCTCATCTCGTTCGGCAACACGAAGGTGCTGTGCACGGCGTCCTTCACGAACGGCGTCCCGCGCTGGATGGCCGGCAAGGGCACCGGCTGGGTGACGGCCGAGTACTCGATGCTGCCGCGGTCGACGAACGAGCGCATGCAGCGCGAGTCGATCAAGGGCAAGGTCGGCGGACGCACCCACGAGATCTCGCGGCTGATCGGCCGCTCCCTGCGCGCGGTCGTCGACATGAAGGGCCTCGGCGAGAACACCCTCGTCCTCGACTGCGACGTGCTGCAGGCTGACGGCGGGACCCGCACCGCGTCGATCACCGGCGCCTACGTCGCGATGGCCGACGCGATCGAGTGGGGCCGCGACAAGGGCTTCATCGCGAAGAAGGCCACGCCGCTCACCGACAGCGTGCAGGCCATCTCGGTCGGCATCGTCGGGGGGGAGCCGATGCTCGACCTCGCCTACACCGAGGACTCGGCGGCGGACACCGACATGAACATCGTCACGACCGGTTCGGGGAAGTTCATCGAGGTGCAGGGCACCGCGGAGCACGCCCCGTTCGACCGCGACGAGCTGGACACGCTGCTCGACCTCGGCCTCGCGGGCAACCGGTCCCTCGCGGCCATCCAGCGCGACGTGCTGGGGCTGGCGTGA
- a CDS encoding nicotinate phosphoribosyltransferase has product MTSALLTDQYELTMVDAALKDGTADRRCVFEVFARRLPDGRRYGVAAGLGRFLTALTEFRFGDEEIGFLRDRGVIDEGTARWLADYRFTGDVRAYREGEVFFPNSPVVQVEGTFAESVVLETLALSIFNADSAIAGAAARMVSAADGRPLAEMGSRRTGEWNAVAAARAAYIAGFGATSNLEAGRTWGIPTMGTAAHAFTLLHDSEEAAFRSQLDALGDGTTLLVDTYDIEAAVETAVRLTNGRLGAVRIDSGDLPSVVAAVRAQLDRLGAPATKITVTNDLDEYTIAALRAAPVDSYGVGTSVVSGSGHPAAGMVFKLVAHQTPAGDEWVPVAKKSADKVSTGGRKEAGRRLRNGIATAEVVLTSGRVGPDERPLLVPVVEHGEVDPAFLGVAGVEAARAHHKRAKAELPADASRIGRGDPAIPTLVI; this is encoded by the coding sequence GTGACCAGCGCGCTCCTCACGGACCAGTACGAACTCACCATGGTGGACGCCGCCCTCAAGGACGGCACCGCCGATCGACGCTGCGTGTTCGAGGTGTTCGCCCGCCGTCTGCCGGACGGCCGTCGCTACGGCGTCGCCGCGGGCCTCGGCCGCTTCCTCACAGCGCTGACGGAATTCCGGTTCGGCGACGAGGAGATCGGCTTCCTCCGCGACCGCGGCGTCATCGACGAGGGCACCGCCCGCTGGCTCGCGGACTACCGGTTCACGGGAGACGTCCGTGCCTACCGCGAGGGCGAGGTCTTCTTCCCGAACTCCCCCGTGGTGCAGGTCGAGGGCACCTTCGCCGAGTCCGTCGTCCTCGAGACCCTCGCGTTGAGCATCTTCAACGCCGACTCCGCGATCGCCGGCGCCGCCGCCCGCATGGTGTCCGCCGCCGACGGTCGACCGCTCGCCGAGATGGGCTCGCGCCGCACCGGTGAGTGGAACGCCGTCGCCGCCGCCCGCGCCGCCTACATCGCGGGCTTCGGCGCGACGAGCAACCTCGAGGCCGGCCGCACGTGGGGCATCCCGACGATGGGCACCGCCGCGCACGCGTTCACGCTCCTGCACGACTCCGAGGAGGCCGCGTTCCGCTCCCAGCTCGACGCCCTCGGCGATGGAACGACGCTGCTCGTCGACACGTACGACATCGAGGCAGCGGTGGAGACCGCCGTCCGTCTGACGAACGGCCGACTCGGCGCGGTCCGCATCGACAGCGGCGACCTGCCGAGCGTCGTCGCCGCCGTGCGCGCCCAGCTCGACCGCCTCGGCGCGCCGGCGACGAAGATCACCGTGACGAACGACCTGGACGAGTACACGATCGCCGCACTCCGTGCCGCTCCGGTCGACTCCTACGGCGTCGGCACGAGCGTCGTCTCGGGGTCGGGCCACCCGGCGGCGGGCATGGTGTTCAAGCTCGTCGCGCACCAGACCCCGGCGGGCGACGAGTGGGTCCCCGTCGCGAAGAAGTCCGCGGACAAGGTGTCGACCGGCGGCCGCAAGGAGGCCGGCCGTCGCCTCCGCAACGGCATCGCGACCGCCGAGGTGGTCCTGACCTCGGGCCGGGTCGGCCCGGACGAGCGTCCCCTGCTCGTCCCGGTGGTCGAGCACGGCGAGGTCGACCCCGCCTTCCTCGGGGTCGCCGGCGTCGAGGCCGCGCGGGCGCACCACAAGCGGGCGAAGGCCGAGCTGCCGGCGGATGCGTCCCGCATCGGACGCGGCGACCCGGCGATCCCGACCCTGGTGATCTAG
- a CDS encoding DUF3039 domain-containing protein: MSMTEPGGGLDVMDRELEKLLEEEAIEPGDHERFSHYVKKDKILQSALSGKPVKALCGKKWVPGRDPEKFPVCPDCKAIYEKMKAE; the protein is encoded by the coding sequence ATGAGCATGACGGAACCCGGCGGCGGCCTCGACGTGATGGACCGCGAGCTCGAGAAGCTCCTCGAGGAAGAGGCGATCGAGCCCGGCGACCACGAACGGTTCTCGCACTACGTGAAGAAGGACAAGATCCTGCAGTCCGCGCTGTCCGGCAAGCCGGTCAAGGCGCTGTGCGGCAAGAAGTGGGTGCCCGGGCGCGACCCCGAGAAGTTCCCGGTGTGCCCGGACTGCAAGGCCATCTACGAGAAGATGAAGGCCGAGTAG
- the murI gene encoding glutamate racemase: MTDAPIGVFDSGVGGLTVARAIIDQLPRESIRYVGDTLHSPYGPKPIADVRRYALEVMDDLVDQGVKALVIACNTASSAVLRDARERYEQAYGIPVVEVIQPAARAAVKQTRTGRIGVIGTVGTIASRAYEDAFAVAADVTLALAACPRFVEFVEAGDTSSPALREVAAQYLAPIRAADVDTLVLGCTHYPLMSAAIQYVMGPDVTLVSSAEETANDVYRRLVEHGLERTTPEPPTYAFEATGDDKNGFIRLARRFLGPEVSSVGHLQTGAITLPRTERTQ; encoded by the coding sequence GTGACGGATGCACCGATCGGAGTCTTCGACAGCGGGGTCGGTGGGCTGACGGTCGCGCGGGCGATCATCGACCAGCTGCCGCGCGAGAGCATCCGGTACGTCGGGGACACCCTGCACTCGCCCTACGGTCCGAAGCCGATCGCCGACGTCCGGCGGTATGCGCTCGAGGTGATGGACGACCTCGTCGACCAGGGCGTGAAGGCGTTGGTCATCGCGTGCAACACCGCGTCCTCCGCCGTGCTCCGCGACGCCCGCGAACGCTACGAGCAGGCGTACGGCATCCCCGTCGTCGAGGTGATCCAGCCGGCCGCCCGCGCCGCCGTGAAGCAGACCCGCACCGGGCGGATCGGGGTGATCGGCACCGTGGGGACGATCGCCTCGAGGGCGTACGAGGACGCCTTCGCCGTGGCCGCGGACGTCACCCTGGCCCTCGCCGCGTGCCCGCGCTTCGTCGAGTTCGTCGAAGCGGGGGACACCTCGTCGCCCGCACTCCGCGAGGTCGCCGCGCAGTACCTCGCCCCGATCCGCGCGGCCGACGTCGACACGCTCGTGCTCGGTTGCACCCACTACCCGCTGATGTCGGCGGCGATCCAGTACGTGATGGGTCCGGACGTCACGCTGGTGTCGAGCGCCGAGGAGACCGCGAACGACGTGTACCGCCGGCTCGTCGAGCACGGGCTCGAGCGGACCACCCCGGAGCCGCCGACCTACGCGTTCGAGGCCACCGGCGACGACAAGAACGGCTTCATCCGGCTCGCCCGGCGCTTCCTCGGTCCCGAGGTCTCGAGCGTCGGACACCTCCAGACCGGGGCGATCACGCTGCCCCGAACCGAAAGGACCCAATGA
- a CDS encoding ABC transporter permease, which translates to MVAQLLRLRVDLLAGEVRGGARRSVLVVLGSLLGLVAAVVVAGELLALRSAPAEVARSVAVPVGTFVSLALTLVPLVVGRSDQFDPRRFAVYGIDRRRLAVGLGVAGLVGVPVLAVAIVAVGQVGAWSRTGGTAVLAVAAALLGTLTCALLLRVGSAVGATYVGPHRSRDAGWLAALVIVVLGLPVVSLLLRSDWLDPASAELQRVADVAGWTPWGAAWAVPADVASGRVGEGVLKLLVALVTVALLALAWWALVGRALEAADGRAGTRRYRGLGWFAGLGSTPVGAVAARALTYWGRDPRYRMSYLVILFVPIVVLPLGVAGVPWHWTALVPLPLMALIAGFLPHNDVSYDNTAVWLHVASGAPGWSDRLGRLVPLLVVGLPLVVAGAAVSAALFGDPVAFPVLTGIAVGALLAGLGLSSIVSVLLPYPTVRPGDHPFQQPQAAGTTAAVAQTTMIVGILASLVPAVWLAVLTAVDGPEPWATATLVVGVAVGVVVLVVGVAVGGRLFDRRGPDLLAAAQRN; encoded by the coding sequence ATGGTTGCACAGCTTCTCCGACTGAGGGTCGACCTGCTCGCGGGCGAGGTCCGCGGGGGAGCCCGACGGTCGGTCCTCGTCGTGCTGGGATCCCTGCTCGGCCTGGTCGCCGCGGTCGTGGTCGCGGGGGAGCTCCTCGCGCTCCGGTCGGCGCCAGCCGAGGTCGCCCGCTCCGTCGCGGTCCCCGTGGGCACCTTCGTCTCCCTCGCGCTCACCCTCGTCCCGCTCGTCGTGGGCCGCTCCGACCAGTTCGACCCGCGACGGTTCGCCGTGTACGGCATCGACCGTCGTCGGCTCGCCGTCGGGCTCGGGGTCGCCGGGCTCGTCGGCGTCCCGGTGCTCGCCGTCGCGATCGTCGCGGTCGGACAGGTCGGCGCCTGGTCGCGGACCGGTGGCACCGCTGTGCTCGCCGTCGCCGCCGCGCTGCTCGGCACGCTGACCTGCGCCCTGCTGCTCCGCGTCGGCAGCGCCGTCGGTGCGACGTACGTCGGCCCGCACCGGTCGCGCGACGCCGGCTGGCTCGCCGCCCTGGTCATCGTCGTCCTCGGGCTGCCGGTGGTGTCGCTGCTGCTCCGCAGCGACTGGCTCGACCCCGCCAGCGCAGAGCTGCAGCGGGTCGCCGACGTCGCCGGGTGGACCCCGTGGGGCGCCGCCTGGGCCGTCCCGGCGGACGTCGCCAGCGGCCGTGTCGGCGAGGGGGTCCTGAAGCTCCTGGTCGCCCTGGTCACCGTCGCACTGCTCGCACTGGCGTGGTGGGCGCTCGTCGGTCGAGCGCTCGAGGCCGCCGACGGCCGCGCCGGTACCCGTCGCTACCGCGGGCTCGGCTGGTTCGCCGGGCTCGGGTCCACCCCGGTGGGCGCGGTCGCCGCCCGGGCGCTGACCTACTGGGGCCGCGACCCGCGGTACCGGATGTCCTACCTCGTCATCCTGTTCGTGCCGATCGTCGTGCTCCCGCTCGGGGTCGCCGGCGTGCCGTGGCACTGGACCGCGCTCGTCCCGCTGCCGCTCATGGCGCTCATCGCCGGGTTCCTGCCGCACAACGACGTCTCCTACGACAACACCGCGGTCTGGCTGCACGTCGCCTCGGGCGCTCCCGGGTGGAGCGACCGACTCGGCCGTCTCGTGCCGTTGCTCGTCGTGGGGCTGCCGCTCGTGGTGGCCGGTGCCGCCGTCTCCGCCGCGCTCTTCGGCGACCCCGTCGCCTTCCCGGTGCTGACCGGCATCGCGGTCGGCGCCCTGCTGGCCGGTCTCGGACTGTCGAGCATCGTCTCCGTCCTGCTGCCGTACCCGACGGTCCGCCCGGGCGACCACCCGTTCCAGCAGCCGCAGGCCGCCGGCACGACGGCTGCGGTCGCGCAGACGACGATGATCGTCGGCATCCTGGCGTCGCTCGTCCCCGCGGTGTGGCTCGCGGTGCTCACCGCGGTGGACGGTCCGGAGCCCTGGGCGACCGCGACGCTCGTCGTCGGCGTCGCCGTGGGCGTCGTCGTGCTCGTGGTCGGCGTGGCCGTCGGCGGTCGGCTCTTCGACCGGCGCGGTCCAGACCTGCTCGCTGCGGCGCAGCGCAACTGA
- the mnmA gene encoding tRNA 2-thiouridine(34) synthase MnmA, with protein MRVLAAMSGGVDSAVAAARAVDAGHDVVGVHLALSRMPGTLRTGSRGCCTIEDSMDAQRAASALGIPYYVWDFSARFKEDVVDDFVAEYQAGRTPNPCMRCNERIKFAALLEKALALGFDAVCTGHYASIVTGADGARELHRSAAWAKDQSYVLGVLTAEQLEHAMFPLGATPSKDEVRAEAAARGLTVAQKPDSYDICFIPDGDTRGWLADRVGAEPGSVVERDGTVVGEHEGATGYTVGQRRGLHLGRPAPDGKPRFVLEIRPKDNTVVVGPKEALDVRSMAGSRFTWAGTAPIDPSEPFACDVQIRAHADPVPATARVADGELVIDVDEPLSGVAPGQTAVVYVGTRVLGQCTIDRTVSAVPAAV; from the coding sequence ATGCGTGTACTTGCGGCGATGAGCGGTGGGGTCGACTCGGCGGTGGCCGCGGCGCGGGCCGTGGACGCCGGGCACGACGTGGTCGGCGTGCACCTGGCGCTGAGCCGGATGCCCGGCACGCTCCGGACCGGCAGCCGCGGCTGCTGCACGATCGAGGACTCGATGGACGCGCAGCGGGCAGCCTCGGCGCTCGGGATCCCGTACTACGTGTGGGACTTCTCGGCGCGGTTCAAGGAGGACGTCGTCGACGACTTCGTCGCCGAGTACCAGGCCGGTCGGACCCCGAACCCCTGCATGCGGTGCAACGAGCGGATCAAGTTCGCGGCCCTGCTCGAGAAGGCGCTCGCCCTCGGGTTCGACGCCGTCTGCACGGGGCACTACGCCTCGATCGTGACCGGGGCCGACGGCGCGCGCGAGCTGCACCGCTCGGCGGCGTGGGCGAAGGACCAGTCGTACGTGCTCGGCGTGCTGACGGCCGAGCAGCTCGAGCACGCGATGTTCCCGCTCGGTGCGACCCCGTCGAAGGACGAGGTCCGGGCCGAGGCCGCGGCGCGCGGACTCACGGTGGCGCAGAAGCCCGACTCGTACGACATCTGCTTCATCCCGGACGGGGACACCCGCGGGTGGCTGGCCGACCGCGTCGGTGCCGAGCCGGGGTCGGTCGTGGAGCGCGACGGCACCGTCGTCGGCGAGCACGAGGGCGCGACGGGCTACACGGTCGGCCAGCGGCGCGGGCTGCACCTCGGACGCCCGGCACCGGACGGCAAGCCGCGCTTCGTGCTCGAGATCCGGCCGAAGGACAACACCGTCGTCGTCGGACCGAAGGAGGCCCTCGACGTCCGGTCGATGGCCGGGTCCCGCTTCACCTGGGCGGGCACGGCGCCGATCGACCCGTCCGAGCCCTTCGCCTGCGACGTGCAGATCCGGGCCCACGCCGACCCGGTGCCGGCGACGGCGCGGGTGGCCGACGGCGAGCTCGTGATCGACGTCGACGAGCCGTTGTCGGGGGTCGCTCCCGGGCAGACCGCGGTGGTCTACGTGGGGACCCGGGTGCTCGGCCAGTGCACGATCGACCGGACGGTGTCGGCGGTGCCCGCGGCCGTCTGA
- a CDS encoding ABC transporter ATP-binding protein, translating into MAAADDDDVYATSDAAWLAEADEPPGDAADDDTGDGDARDDASDDDEMTDDTSTTAVAVDQGERPDGQADATTAGLTTAATTTESTTTDAAITAAAATTTAAATTAATTAPTERTPRKGKGKGKGKGRAARPGGPGTPAAAPATTDGAATGSTTLSTTATADGSAPETAGDDAGTTTTPDASTTTSTTTPTTAGGTTTKKKRTPGRQPTATAAATQTAQAQQPVVLRASGLVKRYGQTLAADEVDLEIRQGSIFGVVGPNGAGKTTTLSMVTGLLRPDAGTVTVLDHDVWSDPTAAKRALGVLPDRLRLFDRLTGAQLLHYSATLRGLDGATARKRSADLAEAFGLGEALGRQVADYSVGMAKKIALAATLIHSPRVLVLDEPFESVDPVSAATITDILRRYTRGGGTVVLSSHSMELVQRTCDSVAIIVGGKVLASGTMAQVRGRKSLEDKFVELAGGRVVAESMEWLHSFSD; encoded by the coding sequence GTGGCTGCAGCTGATGACGACGACGTGTACGCGACGTCCGACGCCGCCTGGCTGGCCGAGGCGGACGAACCGCCCGGTGACGCGGCCGACGACGACACGGGGGACGGGGATGCGCGCGACGACGCCTCCGATGATGACGAGATGACCGACGACACGAGCACGACGGCCGTCGCGGTCGACCAGGGCGAGCGCCCCGACGGCCAGGCCGACGCCACGACCGCGGGCCTGACCACCGCGGCGACGACCACCGAGTCGACGACCACCGACGCGGCGATCACTGCGGCGGCGGCGACGACCACTGCGGCGGCGACGACCGCGGCCACGACCGCTCCGACGGAGCGCACCCCCCGCAAGGGCAAGGGCAAGGGCAAGGGGAAGGGCCGCGCCGCGCGCCCCGGCGGCCCCGGCACGCCCGCGGCGGCCCCCGCGACGACCGACGGTGCCGCGACCGGCAGCACGACCCTCAGCACGACCGCGACCGCCGACGGCAGCGCGCCCGAGACCGCCGGCGACGACGCGGGGACGACCACCACCCCCGACGCGAGCACGACGACGAGCACGACGACCCCGACCACGGCCGGCGGGACCACGACGAAGAAGAAGCGCACCCCCGGACGCCAGCCGACCGCCACCGCTGCCGCGACGCAGACCGCGCAGGCGCAGCAACCCGTCGTGCTCCGGGCGAGCGGCCTGGTCAAGCGGTACGGCCAGACGCTCGCCGCGGACGAGGTCGACCTCGAGATCCGCCAGGGCTCGATCTTCGGTGTCGTCGGCCCCAACGGCGCCGGCAAGACCACCACGCTCTCGATGGTCACCGGTCTCCTCCGGCCCGATGCGGGCACCGTCACCGTCCTCGACCACGACGTCTGGTCGGACCCGACCGCCGCGAAGCGTGCCCTCGGCGTGCTCCCGGACCGCCTCCGGCTGTTCGACCGGCTCACCGGCGCGCAGCTGCTGCACTACTCGGCCACCCTCCGCGGGCTCGACGGCGCGACCGCCAGGAAGCGCAGCGCCGACCTGGCCGAGGCGTTCGGCCTGGGCGAGGCGCTGGGGCGCCAGGTCGCGGACTACTCCGTCGGCATGGCGAAGAAGATCGCGCTCGCCGCGACCCTGATCCACTCGCCGCGCGTGCTCGTGCTCGACGAACCGTTCGAGTCGGTCGACCCGGTGAGCGCGGCGACCATCACGGACATCCTGCGGCGCTACACCCGCGGCGGTGGCACGGTGGTGCTCTCCAGCCACTCCATGGAGCTCGTCCAGCGCACCTGCGACTCGGTCGCGATCATCGTCGGCGGCAAGGTCCTCGCCTCCGGCACGATGGCGCAGGTCCGCGGGCGCAAGAGCCTCGAGGACAAGTTCGTCGAACTCGCGGGCGGCCGCGTCGTGGCAGAGAGCATGGAATGGTTGCACAGCTTCTCCGACTGA